Proteins from a genomic interval of Youhaiella tibetensis:
- a CDS encoding acetate/propionate family kinase, whose amino-acid sequence MTGAILTLNAGSSSLKFRVFRRTDLALLARGAVTRIGGDTELRASLDDGEETVEALAQGSDHGAALEALLAYVGRHDDGWTVEAVAHRIVHGGTKYLRATLVSPQVLADLEALVPLAPLHQPHNLAAIAASRRFIGDAPDIACFDTAFHAGRDPLFTHFALPNEFFDKGVRRYGFHGLSYQWLAHVLQHEHPRIFAGRVIAAHLGNGASLCAMREGRSVDTTMSMTAVDGVPMGTRSGAVDPGAILLLKRTYGMELEDIEDLIYNRAGLLGLSGKSNDVAALLADGTAQSRFALDFFAMRCAQAAASLAVALGGVDAMVFTGGIGENAGPVREAIVRHLAPLGTFETLVIPANEERMMAMEAIALLDGSGG is encoded by the coding sequence ATGACAGGGGCGATACTCACTCTCAACGCCGGCTCGTCCAGCCTCAAGTTCCGCGTGTTCCGGCGTACGGACCTGGCGCTGCTGGCACGAGGCGCCGTGACGCGGATCGGTGGCGACACCGAGCTCAGGGCCAGCCTCGACGACGGCGAGGAAACGGTCGAGGCATTGGCTCAGGGCAGCGACCATGGCGCGGCACTCGAGGCCCTGCTGGCCTATGTCGGCCGCCACGACGACGGCTGGACGGTCGAGGCGGTCGCCCACCGCATCGTCCACGGCGGCACCAAATATCTGCGCGCCACGCTCGTCTCCCCCCAGGTGCTGGCGGACCTGGAAGCCCTGGTGCCGCTGGCGCCGCTCCACCAGCCCCACAACCTCGCCGCCATCGCTGCCTCGCGCCGGTTCATCGGGGACGCTCCAGACATCGCCTGCTTCGACACCGCCTTCCATGCCGGACGCGATCCCCTGTTCACGCATTTCGCCCTGCCCAATGAGTTCTTCGACAAGGGCGTTCGCCGCTACGGCTTCCACGGGCTGTCCTATCAATGGCTCGCGCACGTGCTGCAACACGAGCATCCCCGTATTTTCGCCGGACGCGTGATCGCGGCGCATCTGGGTAATGGCGCGAGCCTTTGCGCCATGCGCGAAGGCCGCAGCGTGGACACCACCATGAGCATGACGGCCGTCGACGGCGTGCCGATGGGAACGCGTTCGGGCGCGGTCGATCCGGGCGCGATCCTGCTTCTCAAGCGCACGTACGGGATGGAACTCGAGGATATCGAGGACCTGATCTACAACCGTGCCGGCTTGCTAGGCCTATCGGGCAAATCGAACGACGTCGCCGCGCTGCTGGCCGACGGAACGGCTCAATCGCGCTTCGCCCTCGATTTCTTCGCCATGCGCTGCGCCCAGGCCGCCGCATCGCTTGCGGTTGCGCTCGGCGGGGTGGATGCAATGGTCTTCACCGGTGGCATTGGCGAGAACGCCGGACCGGTGCGGGAGGCAATCGTGCGCCATCTGGCCCCGCTCGGCACCTTCGAGACCCTCGTCATCCCCGCCAACGAAGAGCGCATGATGGCGATGGAGGCTATCGCCCTGCTCGACGGCTCCGGCGGCTGA
- a CDS encoding ATP synthase subunit I, producing the protein MTLSDPAALAIPLLALLVGLAAGWAHFASLRYVTGLLAAGRLSAVMLQMVRLALLAGLLVLFARNGAPTLLFGAAGILAGRYWVLRRTR; encoded by the coding sequence ATGACCCTTTCTGACCCTGCCGCGCTCGCTATCCCCCTGCTCGCCCTCCTCGTCGGCCTGGCTGCCGGCTGGGCCCATTTCGCAAGCCTTCGCTACGTGACCGGGCTGCTGGCCGCCGGACGGCTCTCCGCCGTCATGCTGCAAATGGTGCGGCTCGCGCTGCTCGCCGGCCTGCTCGTGCTCTTCGCCAGGAACGGAGCTCCAACCCTGCTTTTTGGCGCGGCCGGCATTCTCGCCGGCAGGTATTGGGTCTTGAGGAGAACGCGATGA
- the atpD gene encoding F0F1 ATP synthase subunit beta codes for MPDRIARVTAVRGPVVEMATEGEPPAIHDAVIVDPDGACVTCEVQSHLDGGRFRAIALQSTQGLSRLMQARLTGAPITVPVGDAVLGRLLDVLGAVGDGGPALPADTPRRAIHQPAPPLSGPRASTDLFTTGIKVIDLLAPLAQGGKAAMFGGAGVGKTVLVTELIHAMITSYDGVSVFAGVGERSREGHEMLHDMKGYGVLDRTVLVYGQMNEPPGARWRVPLTALTMAEHVRDQQGRNVLLLMDNVFRFVQAGAEVSGLLGRMPSRVGYQPTLATEVADLEERIASSGRASVTAIEAVYVPADDFTDPAVAAISTHMDSTVVLSRELAAQGIYPAVDPMRTTSSLLDATVVGDDHARAAAEVRELIEHYNEMRDVIALLGVEELSRDEQLLVGRARRLQRFLTQPFFVAAAFTGMAGRTVPVAETVAGCRAILSGECDDWDEGSLYMIGNLEEARTRENARRKAAA; via the coding sequence ATGCCTGACCGGATTGCGCGTGTAACGGCCGTACGCGGCCCCGTGGTCGAAATGGCCACGGAAGGTGAACCACCTGCCATCCACGATGCCGTCATCGTGGACCCGGATGGTGCGTGCGTAACCTGCGAGGTGCAGTCGCACCTGGATGGCGGACGCTTTCGGGCCATCGCCCTTCAATCCACACAGGGTCTCTCCCGATTGATGCAGGCGCGCCTTACCGGTGCCCCGATCACCGTGCCGGTGGGCGACGCCGTGCTTGGCAGGCTGCTCGATGTCCTGGGAGCCGTCGGAGACGGCGGCCCCGCCCTGCCCGCCGATACACCGCGCCGCGCCATCCACCAACCGGCTCCGCCACTCTCCGGGCCGCGGGCCAGCACTGATCTCTTCACGACCGGCATCAAGGTCATCGACCTCCTTGCCCCATTGGCGCAGGGCGGCAAGGCCGCCATGTTCGGAGGCGCCGGAGTGGGCAAGACGGTGCTCGTGACCGAGCTGATCCACGCCATGATCACCAGCTATGACGGCGTGTCGGTATTCGCCGGTGTCGGGGAGCGCTCGCGCGAAGGCCACGAGATGCTGCACGACATGAAAGGGTACGGCGTCCTCGACCGCACGGTGCTGGTCTACGGCCAGATGAACGAGCCCCCGGGCGCGCGCTGGCGCGTGCCGCTGACGGCGCTGACCATGGCCGAGCACGTACGCGACCAGCAGGGACGCAACGTGCTGCTGCTGATGGACAACGTCTTCCGCTTCGTTCAGGCGGGCGCCGAGGTCTCGGGGCTCCTGGGCCGCATGCCCTCGCGCGTCGGATACCAGCCCACGCTTGCCACCGAAGTGGCGGACCTGGAGGAGCGCATTGCTTCGTCCGGCCGCGCCTCGGTCACCGCCATCGAGGCGGTCTACGTGCCTGCCGACGATTTCACCGATCCCGCCGTCGCCGCGATCAGCACGCACATGGACAGCACCGTAGTGCTCTCCCGCGAGCTTGCAGCCCAAGGCATCTATCCTGCCGTAGACCCGATGCGCACCACGTCTTCCCTCCTCGACGCCACCGTGGTCGGGGACGATCACGCCCGCGCCGCCGCCGAGGTGCGCGAACTGATCGAGCATTACAACGAGATGCGCGACGTCATTGCGCTGCTCGGCGTGGAGGAACTCAGCCGCGACGAACAGTTGCTCGTGGGACGCGCGCGGCGTCTCCAGCGCTTTCTCACCCAGCCCTTCTTCGTTGCCGCCGCCTTCACCGGCATGGCTGGTCGCACGGTGCCCGTCGCCGAGACCGTTGCTGGATGCCGGGCCATCCTGTCCGGCGAATGCGACGACTGGGACGAAGGCTCGCTCTACATGATCGGCAATCTGGAGGAAGCACGCACCCGAGAGAACGCCCGCAGGAAGGCCGCCGCATGA
- a CDS encoding ABC transporter ATP-binding protein, whose amino-acid sequence MADLKITDVKKSYDGKPVLHGIDVTIPDGDFVVIVGPSGCGKSTLLRMIAGLEDITSGTVAIGGTVMNDIEPADRGCAMVFQNYALYPHMTVRQNIAYPLRIARLPVAERDKRVEQAAKILNLTDYLDRRPAQLSGGQRQRVAMGRAIVREPEVFLFDEPLSNLDALLRVQMRIEIKRLHKRLRATSIFVTHDQVEAMTLADMLIVMNGGRIEQIGSPAEIYRKPASTFVAGFMGAPAMNLMPATVGMDGQVLLDGTGGPMNLGYGTLAEGTPLTVGIRPESLVLSETVGRGMPATVELVEELGGSRVAYCSLAGREISVVLPPGDADLEGKTVSIAFPPEAMHVFDRVTGRRVETSLSLQPRVERELAS is encoded by the coding sequence ATGGCCGATCTCAAGATCACCGACGTCAAGAAGTCCTATGACGGCAAGCCGGTTCTGCACGGCATCGACGTCACCATCCCCGATGGCGACTTCGTGGTCATCGTGGGCCCCTCGGGCTGCGGCAAATCCACCTTGTTGCGCATGATCGCAGGCCTGGAGGACATCACCTCGGGTACCGTCGCCATCGGCGGAACGGTGATGAACGACATCGAGCCCGCCGACCGGGGCTGCGCCATGGTGTTCCAGAACTACGCGCTCTATCCGCACATGACGGTGCGCCAGAACATCGCCTACCCCCTGCGCATTGCGCGACTGCCGGTCGCCGAGCGTGACAAGCGCGTGGAGCAGGCGGCAAAGATCCTCAACCTCACCGACTATCTCGATCGCCGCCCCGCGCAGCTATCGGGCGGGCAACGGCAGCGCGTCGCGATGGGTCGCGCCATCGTCCGCGAGCCGGAGGTCTTCCTCTTCGACGAACCCCTTTCCAACCTCGATGCCTTGCTGCGCGTGCAGATGCGCATCGAGATCAAGCGACTCCACAAGCGCCTCCGGGCCACCTCGATTTTCGTGACCCACGATCAGGTCGAGGCGATGACCCTTGCTGACATGCTGATTGTGATGAATGGCGGCCGGATCGAGCAGATCGGTTCGCCCGCCGAAATCTACCGCAAGCCGGCATCGACCTTCGTGGCCGGCTTCATGGGCGCACCCGCAATGAACCTTATGCCCGCGACGGTCGGAATGGATGGCCAGGTCCTGCTTGATGGCACCGGCGGCCCGATGAACCTCGGCTATGGCACGCTGGCGGAAGGCACGCCGCTGACCGTGGGCATCCGCCCCGAAAGCCTCGTGCTCTCCGAGACTGTCGGACGCGGCATGCCTGCCACGGTCGAACTGGTCGAAGAACTCGGCGGCTCGCGCGTTGCCTACTGCTCGCTGGCCGGACGCGAGATCTCGGTGGTGTTGCCCCCGGGTGACGCCGACCTGGAAGGGAAGACAGTCTCGATCGCCTTCCCCCCAGAAGCCATGCACGTGTTTGACCGCGTCACCGGCAGGCGCGTCGAGACGAGCCTGTCGCTCCAGCCTCGCGTGGAGCGAGAACTGGCGAGCTAA
- a CDS encoding F0F1 ATP synthase subunit C encodes MNDLIQIISIISAALAVGLGAIGPALAEGRAVAAALEAIARQPEAAGTISRTLFVGLAMIETTAIYCLVIALLVLFANPFVS; translated from the coding sequence GTGAATGACCTGATCCAGATCATCAGTATCATCTCAGCGGCGCTGGCCGTAGGCCTGGGCGCGATCGGGCCTGCACTGGCCGAGGGGCGCGCGGTGGCGGCGGCCCTCGAGGCCATCGCCCGCCAGCCCGAGGCCGCCGGGACCATTTCGCGCACGCTGTTCGTCGGTCTGGCCATGATCGAGACCACGGCCATCTACTGCCTCGTCATCGCCCTCCTGGTGCTGTTCGCCAACCCGTTCGTCTCATGA
- a CDS encoding F0F1 ATP synthase subunit epsilon, producing MTGLLQLTVSTPLQIVLVDNAVASLRAEDASGSFGILPGHADFLTVIDAGVMRWRGATEDWRYCALRGGIFAVTGGTHVRIACREAIVSDELAALESRVAAARLEAENAIRNARTSDTRLHARAIRQLMHELSAGGDTLGLFPEGDP from the coding sequence ATGACCGGATTGCTGCAACTGACGGTCAGTACGCCGCTCCAGATCGTGCTGGTGGACAATGCGGTGGCCTCGCTTCGGGCGGAGGACGCGAGCGGCAGTTTCGGCATCCTGCCGGGTCACGCCGATTTCCTGACGGTGATCGATGCCGGCGTGATGCGCTGGCGAGGCGCGACCGAAGACTGGCGGTACTGCGCGCTGCGCGGTGGCATCTTCGCCGTGACCGGAGGCACGCACGTGCGGATCGCCTGTCGGGAGGCCATCGTCAGCGACGAGCTGGCGGCCCTGGAGTCGCGCGTCGCCGCAGCGCGCCTGGAAGCAGAAAATGCCATCCGCAACGCCCGCACCTCCGACACGCGCCTCCACGCCCGCGCCATCCGCCAGCTCATGCATGAGCTCTCGGCCGGAGGCGACACGCTGGGTCTGTTCCCGGAGGGCGACCCGTGA
- a CDS encoding AtpZ/AtpI family protein translates to MRDQEHLDRTGEAAHRAEERERAGRADPEPSLARRFGQIGVLGWIIVLPTLGGLALGHWLDARLGGGITLAAALLMVGAALGLWLAMRWMHEQ, encoded by the coding sequence GTGAGGGACCAGGAGCATCTCGACCGCACCGGGGAGGCTGCCCACCGGGCCGAGGAGCGCGAACGTGCCGGCCGCGCCGACCCCGAACCCTCGCTGGCCCGCCGTTTCGGCCAGATCGGCGTCCTAGGCTGGATCATCGTACTACCGACGCTGGGCGGCCTGGCGCTCGGCCACTGGCTCGACGCGCGCCTCGGCGGCGGTATCACCCTGGCCGCTGCCCTGTTGATGGTTGGGGCAGCCCTCGGCCTTTGGCTGGCCATGCGCTGGATGCACGAACAATGA
- a CDS encoding F0F1 ATP synthase subunit A, giving the protein MIASPLTAAPAFAIGPLTITWPVVTTWAIIAALALASFLATRRLSLRPGRAQAVLELLVTTLDKEITATVPGNPARFRGLIGMLLIFILCANWSTLIPGVEPPTAHLETDAALALVVFVAGIYWGIRLQGVGGWLATFARPSWIMIPLNLVEQITRHFSLMVRLFGNVMSGVFVIGIVGVLAGLLVPIPLMALDLLTGAVQAYIFATLALVFIGSTVNEA; this is encoded by the coding sequence ATGATCGCCTCCCCGCTGACTGCGGCACCGGCATTTGCCATCGGACCGCTGACGATCACTTGGCCGGTCGTCACCACCTGGGCGATCATCGCGGCCCTCGCCCTCGCCTCCTTCCTGGCGACACGACGCCTGTCGCTGCGGCCCGGCCGAGCCCAAGCCGTTCTCGAACTGCTCGTAACCACGCTCGACAAAGAGATCACCGCCACGGTCCCGGGCAATCCGGCGCGGTTCCGCGGCCTCATCGGCATGCTTCTGATCTTCATCCTTTGCGCCAACTGGTCGACGCTCATTCCGGGCGTCGAGCCCCCGACGGCGCACCTCGAAACCGATGCGGCGCTCGCGCTGGTCGTCTTCGTCGCCGGCATCTACTGGGGCATTCGCCTGCAGGGAGTAGGTGGATGGCTGGCAACTTTCGCGCGTCCGAGCTGGATTATGATCCCGCTCAATTTGGTCGAGCAGATAACGCGGCACTTTTCACTGATGGTGCGCCTGTTCGGCAACGTCATGAGCGGCGTCTTCGTCATCGGCATCGTCGGCGTGCTGGCCGGGCTTCTCGTCCCGATTCCGCTGATGGCGCTCGATCTGCTCACCGGAGCCGTCCAGGCCTACATCTTTGCGACCCTGGCGCTGGTCTTCATCGGCTCGACCGTAAATGAGGCCTAG